A region of Nitrospirota bacterium DNA encodes the following proteins:
- a CDS encoding transposase, whose translation MMQIVIVDNSVTPGIILAIQTFGSSDIHWHPHLHCLVTNRCFDKDGTSHPMKIVHPFRYHRGVSA comes from the coding sequence ATGATGCAGATAGTCATAGTGGATAATAGCGTTACCCCCGGGATTATTTTGGCCATTCAGACCTTTGGTAGCAGCGATATCCACTGGCACCCGCACCTCCACTGCTTAGTCACTAACAGATGTTTTGACAAAGATGGGACATCTCATCCAATGAAGATAGTTCATCCCTTCCGCTATCATAGAGGTGTTTCAGCATAA